From Gimesia panareensis, the proteins below share one genomic window:
- a CDS encoding ABC transporter permease yields MKVVKQMVPLLAAIIILLLLFRIWVPSFLTPENMLNLTQQISVNTILALGMTLVILVGGIDLSVGAMVALVGTTTVYCLTALSGDTQNPFMLMTAILAGLGIAAVFGTFHGIAAAKTSMPPFIITLASMLIARGCALRFNGGLPMPIKDEQTWFLAIGNGRLFDVVPVPVVIMLSLFLLMALLLHRTRFGQHVYALGGNREAALYTGIPIVRVEIMVYLLCSLMAGVAGMIHTSQLYSAEPGSGEMFELTAIAAVVVGGTSFTGGRGTMFGTLLGAVIIGILDKGLNQAGVHYSLQYIVKGAVILVAVYLDVRRNR; encoded by the coding sequence GTGAAAGTCGTCAAGCAAATGGTTCCTCTGCTGGCAGCCATCATCATACTCCTGCTGCTGTTTCGCATCTGGGTCCCCAGCTTCCTCACACCGGAAAACATGCTGAATCTCACTCAGCAGATTTCCGTCAACACCATCCTGGCACTCGGTATGACGCTGGTCATCCTGGTGGGAGGCATCGACCTTTCCGTTGGTGCCATGGTGGCGCTCGTTGGTACGACCACCGTCTATTGTCTGACCGCGCTCTCCGGTGATACACAAAACCCGTTCATGCTGATGACCGCAATCCTGGCAGGACTGGGCATCGCGGCTGTCTTCGGAACGTTTCATGGCATCGCGGCTGCGAAGACGTCCATGCCACCGTTTATCATCACCCTGGCTTCGATGCTTATCGCCCGCGGCTGCGCACTGCGGTTCAACGGCGGACTCCCGATGCCCATCAAAGATGAGCAGACCTGGTTCCTCGCCATCGGCAACGGACGGTTGTTCGATGTCGTGCCGGTCCCCGTGGTGATTATGCTCTCGCTGTTTCTGCTGATGGCGCTGCTGCTGCATCGCACCCGCTTTGGTCAGCATGTCTACGCGCTGGGGGGTAACCGGGAAGCAGCCCTCTACACGGGCATCCCCATTGTACGGGTAGAAATCATGGTCTATCTGCTCTGTTCTCTGATGGCGGGAGTCGCCGGCATGATTCATACTTCGCAGCTGTACTCGGCCGAACCCGGTTCAGGGGAAATGTTTGAGTTAACGGCAATCGCCGCGGTGGTGGTGGGAGGCACCAGTTTCACGGGCGGACGGGGCACCATGTTTGGCACGCTGCTGGGAGCCGTTATTATCGGCATCCTCGATAAAGGGCTGAATCAGGCCGGAGTTCATTATTCCCTGCAATACATCGTGAAGGGCGCCGTGATTCTGGTTGCCGTCTACCTGGATGTCAGACGGAACCGATGA
- a CDS encoding polysaccharide biosynthesis protein, with translation MDSRPISNWLKRFTISRRQLFWMVVFLPIFCAIYYLAFWLRYEGSLNVDGVLGENGFRMFRSTVLWAVGLKTFTFWGSGVYKIRSRYITTRDVVNLAKAVTISSIGLALVDYLIFPKFILPRSVFLIDWGSTILVVCGFCAGIRMVRDSGRKFRQNGNCTPTFIIGANEAGAALLRMIERDKNSCLRIVGFLDDHPHRIGTRINGVPVLGALDQMCSLAEDYGVSEVLLPADEIPGKTVRQLMEAGNSADIQVQVLPSYQQLLSGKVEMKPRPVCIEDLLGREPVQLDMQNIRNWMDDRVLMVTGSAGSIGSEICRQLLQFSPRKLVLVDRSENSQFYLERELIKLGYAGRFDVVIADINDSKRIRAVMREYQPDILFHAAAYKHVPLMEGNPGEAVKNIALATKHLADLAEEFAVGSFVMISSDKAVNPTNVMGANKRIAELYVQSLAAHSRCHFVTVRFGNVLGSAGSVVPIFTQQIQNGGPVTVTDERMQRYFMTIPEASQLVIQAGAMGRGGEIFVLDMGEPVRIVDLATDLVKLSGLKVGEDIEIQFTGLRPGEKLYEELHVDGEKHLPTRHPKIMVAEKVTVSEQFVHNAFERLASVTEQPSAEILAEIQRILPEFQSAAPQQNQPTVRRAA, from the coding sequence TTGGACTCCAGGCCGATTTCAAACTGGTTGAAACGCTTCACCATCTCACGGCGTCAGCTGTTCTGGATGGTCGTCTTTCTACCTATATTCTGCGCGATCTATTACCTCGCGTTCTGGCTGCGCTATGAAGGCTCCCTGAATGTCGACGGCGTACTGGGCGAGAACGGCTTCCGCATGTTCCGCTCGACCGTCCTCTGGGCCGTCGGTCTGAAGACGTTCACCTTCTGGGGCAGTGGAGTCTATAAAATCCGCAGCCGCTACATTACCACCCGCGACGTGGTCAACCTGGCCAAAGCGGTCACGATCAGCTCGATCGGGCTGGCGCTGGTGGATTATCTCATCTTCCCCAAGTTCATACTGCCCCGTTCGGTCTTTCTCATCGACTGGGGATCCACGATTCTGGTCGTCTGCGGTTTCTGCGCCGGGATTCGCATGGTCCGGGACAGCGGCCGCAAGTTCCGCCAGAACGGAAACTGCACACCCACATTTATCATCGGTGCCAACGAAGCCGGCGCCGCGCTGCTGCGCATGATCGAACGCGATAAAAATTCCTGCCTGCGGATCGTCGGGTTTCTGGATGACCATCCCCACCGCATCGGAACCCGCATCAACGGGGTCCCCGTACTCGGCGCCCTCGATCAGATGTGCTCGCTGGCGGAAGACTACGGCGTCTCCGAAGTTCTGCTGCCGGCTGATGAAATTCCGGGCAAGACCGTCCGCCAGCTGATGGAAGCCGGAAACTCGGCCGACATTCAGGTGCAGGTCCTTCCCAGTTATCAGCAGCTGCTCTCGGGCAAAGTGGAAATGAAACCGCGGCCCGTCTGCATCGAAGACCTGCTGGGACGCGAACCCGTACAACTCGACATGCAGAACATTCGCAACTGGATGGACGACCGCGTCCTGATGGTCACCGGCAGTGCCGGGAGCATCGGCTCGGAAATCTGCCGCCAGCTCCTGCAGTTCTCCCCCCGCAAACTGGTTCTGGTCGACCGTTCCGAAAACAGCCAGTTCTACCTGGAACGGGAACTGATCAAACTGGGTTACGCCGGCCGCTTTGATGTCGTCATTGCCGACATCAACGATTCCAAACGCATTCGTGCCGTCATGCGGGAATACCAGCCGGACATTCTGTTCCACGCGGCTGCCTACAAACACGTCCCCCTGATGGAAGGGAACCCGGGCGAAGCCGTCAAAAACATCGCGCTGGCCACCAAACACCTGGCCGACCTGGCTGAAGAGTTCGCCGTCGGCTCCTTCGTGATGATCTCCTCGGACAAAGCCGTCAATCCCACCAACGTCATGGGTGCCAACAAACGCATTGCCGAATTGTACGTGCAGTCGCTGGCCGCTCACTCCCGCTGTCACTTCGTGACGGTCCGCTTCGGTAACGTCCTCGGTTCCGCCGGCAGCGTGGTGCCGATCTTTACACAACAGATTCAGAATGGCGGCCCGGTCACGGTCACCGACGAACGCATGCAGCGCTACTTCATGACCATCCCCGAAGCCTCACAGCTGGTGATCCAGGCCGGGGCGATGGGGCGGGGCGGTGAAATCTTCGTCCTCGACATGGGTGAGCCCGTGCGGATTGTCGATCTCGCCACCGACCTCGTTAAGCTCTCCGGACTCAAGGTGGGCGAGGATATTGAAATTCAGTTTACCGGTCTGCGTCCCGGCGAAAAGCTGTATGAGGAACTCCACGTCGACGGCGAAAAACACCTGCCGACCCGGCACCCCAAAATCATGGTCGCCGAAAAAGTCACCGTCAGCGAACAGTTCGTCCATAATGCCTTCGAACGGCTGGCCAGCGTCACCGAACAGCCTTCCGCTGAGATCCTGGCAGAAATTCAGCGGATCCTCCCCGAGTTCCAGAGCGCGGCACCTCAACAGAATCAGCCGACGGTCCGCCGTGCTGCGTAG
- a CDS encoding sugar ABC transporter ATP-binding protein translates to MPATLTPLLRLEGITKRFGTVTALDQVSLDIQGGEIHTLLGENGAGKSTLIKILGGIHQPDAGTLWAGDEPISLPNVSAADRYKIRLIHQELSLAPNLTVAENIFLGRESSTLGFLHKREMNRRAQALIAELGLTEIRDVTATVATLSTAQQQLVEIARALSQEARVLVLDEPTSSLSELEVEALFQTLRRLRSQGVGIIYISHRMEEIMRLSDRITVLRDGKSVGTAPASEVDPKTLIRWMVGRDIKDHFPRPPYRPGAVALKVSQLSSAKVQDISFEVRYGEVLGLAGLVGAGRTELARALFGIDRIHQGTLQIDGNTVRIRSPRDALQQGMVLVPEDRKQQGLIVEQSVAFNISLPWLKEWIHGCAFDYQTRDKMVARTVQRFGVRLSNADQPVRDLSGGNQQKVLVGRWMEHPPKILILDEPTRGIDVGAREDLYRIIGELVSQGMALILISSDLDEVLNISHQIGTFREGRLTGVSPAESVTAEEVMHQLTGGSA, encoded by the coding sequence ATGCCTGCCACCCTGACGCCGCTGCTTCGCCTGGAAGGCATCACCAAACGCTTCGGAACCGTCACCGCCCTTGACCAGGTGAGCCTCGACATCCAGGGAGGCGAGATTCACACTCTGCTGGGAGAAAACGGCGCCGGGAAAAGTACGTTGATCAAAATCCTGGGAGGCATCCATCAACCCGATGCAGGCACGCTCTGGGCAGGCGACGAACCGATTTCCCTGCCCAATGTCTCCGCCGCCGATCGGTATAAAATTCGACTGATCCACCAGGAACTCTCACTCGCCCCCAACCTGACCGTGGCCGAAAACATCTTTCTGGGTCGGGAGTCGAGCACACTGGGGTTCCTCCACAAACGGGAGATGAACCGACGGGCACAAGCCCTGATCGCAGAACTGGGACTGACTGAAATCCGGGACGTGACCGCCACTGTCGCCACGCTCAGCACCGCACAGCAGCAGCTGGTGGAAATCGCAAGGGCTCTCTCCCAGGAAGCCCGTGTGCTGGTCTTGGACGAGCCCACGTCCTCGCTATCCGAACTCGAAGTCGAAGCCCTCTTCCAGACGCTGCGCCGTCTGCGCAGCCAGGGGGTCGGCATCATCTATATCTCGCATCGCATGGAAGAGATCATGCGCCTCTCGGATCGCATTACCGTACTGCGGGATGGGAAGTCCGTCGGCACTGCCCCCGCCAGCGAGGTCGATCCGAAAACACTGATCCGCTGGATGGTCGGGCGCGACATCAAGGACCATTTTCCCCGCCCCCCGTATCGTCCCGGCGCGGTCGCCTTGAAAGTCAGCCAGCTGAGCAGCGCGAAGGTCCAGGACATTTCATTCGAAGTCCGCTACGGTGAAGTCCTGGGACTCGCCGGTCTGGTCGGCGCAGGGCGCACCGAACTGGCACGGGCTCTGTTCGGCATCGACCGCATTCACCAGGGAACTCTCCAGATCGACGGAAACACGGTCCGGATCCGCAGCCCCCGGGACGCGTTGCAGCAGGGTATGGTACTCGTCCCCGAAGATCGCAAACAACAGGGGCTGATCGTCGAACAGAGCGTGGCCTTTAATATTTCGCTCCCCTGGTTGAAAGAATGGATTCACGGCTGCGCCTTTGATTACCAAACCCGGGATAAAATGGTCGCGCGGACCGTTCAGCGGTTCGGCGTCAGGCTCTCGAACGCCGATCAACCGGTCCGCGATCTCTCGGGAGGCAATCAGCAGAAAGTGCTCGTCGGTCGCTGGATGGAACATCCCCCGAAAATCCTGATCCTCGATGAACCAACGCGGGGTATCGACGTCGGCGCACGGGAAGACCTGTATCGAATTATCGGCGAACTCGTCAGCCAGGGGATGGCATTGATCCTGATTTCTTCGGACCTGGATGAAGTCTTGAATATCTCACATCAGATCGGCACCTTCCGCGAAGGCCGCCTCACGGGAGTCTCTCCTGCCGAGTCCGTCACCGCGGAAGAAGTGATGCATCAATTAACGGGAGGCAGCGCGTGA
- a CDS encoding preprotein translocase subunit SecA, with protein sequence MKIISSLTDRFRGMLPNGSTEVPARWWTLVEQIQGLQVGYTGWTESELFDEWNSLRYRVQSGESLTELLPEAFAIISEQMQRHLGMTPYPVQYLGAIAMHEGTIAEMQTGEGKTLTAALTLCLNALPERGIHIATANDYLAERDARWLSPVYHSLGMTVGTVTAASSMSERRAAYECDITYGTAREFGFDYLRDLLNSPELKTSTTVRRQQLFGQKQENEDQGLLNPRTPYMVVIDEADSILIDEARTPLIIGQTDLSEARLADVCQWSAAQVSRLEESEHFIDHGPQKGMELTEAGRRVIRELLLQPAAPHSLDPGTAYLASERALKVDSYFQQGRDYVVREGKVAIVDEFTGRIAEGRMWQNGIHQAIEAKEGVEITSPTKVGAQTTVQELFARYTRMAGMTGTAASARSEFKKVFGTPVITIPTNRPGQRALLSEQVFLTAEEKWTAIVEETAALHRQGRPVLIGTRSVNLSNQLAARLEAAGLEHEVLHALNHENEAAIIEQAGQPGRITVATNMAGRGTDILLGEGVAAEGGLHVICSELHESTRIDRQLTGRAARQGDPGSARVFLSLEDDILASGLGAEQAAALLADYQRAGRELQSAVRHFYQAQSRVEKRHERQRVELVNRISERRQMLQQMGQHANLNAH encoded by the coding sequence GTGAAAATCATCAGCTCGCTTACAGATCGATTTCGCGGCATGCTCCCCAATGGGAGCACCGAAGTTCCCGCGCGCTGGTGGACCCTGGTGGAACAGATTCAGGGTCTGCAGGTCGGGTATACTGGATGGACAGAATCCGAACTGTTCGACGAATGGAACTCATTGCGTTACCGGGTTCAGAGTGGTGAATCACTGACGGAACTGCTGCCGGAAGCCTTCGCGATTATCAGCGAGCAGATGCAGCGACACCTGGGCATGACCCCCTACCCCGTGCAGTACCTGGGCGCCATCGCCATGCATGAGGGCACGATTGCTGAAATGCAGACCGGTGAAGGCAAAACCTTGACAGCGGCTTTGACCCTTTGTCTGAATGCCCTGCCCGAACGGGGAATTCATATCGCGACCGCCAACGACTATCTCGCAGAACGGGACGCCCGCTGGCTGAGCCCCGTTTATCATTCCCTGGGGATGACCGTGGGAACCGTGACGGCAGCTTCGTCAATGAGCGAACGCCGGGCCGCCTACGAGTGTGATATTACTTATGGGACTGCCCGGGAGTTCGGGTTTGATTACCTGCGCGACCTGCTCAATTCACCGGAACTCAAAACATCAACCACAGTGCGTCGTCAGCAGCTGTTCGGTCAGAAACAGGAAAACGAAGATCAGGGGCTGCTGAATCCTCGAACGCCTTACATGGTCGTGATTGACGAAGCCGACAGCATCCTGATCGACGAAGCCCGAACACCCTTGATCATCGGTCAGACCGATCTGTCGGAAGCCAGACTGGCCGATGTCTGCCAGTGGAGTGCCGCCCAGGTTTCGCGGCTCGAAGAAAGCGAACATTTTATCGACCATGGTCCCCAGAAGGGGATGGAACTGACCGAGGCAGGACGCCGGGTGATCCGGGAACTACTGCTGCAGCCCGCAGCACCCCATTCACTTGACCCGGGAACCGCTTATCTCGCTTCCGAGCGGGCCCTCAAAGTGGACAGCTACTTCCAGCAGGGCAGAGACTATGTGGTCCGGGAAGGGAAAGTAGCGATCGTGGATGAATTCACGGGCCGCATCGCGGAAGGTCGGATGTGGCAGAATGGCATTCACCAGGCGATCGAAGCCAAAGAAGGGGTCGAGATTACTTCTCCCACGAAAGTCGGTGCCCAGACCACCGTTCAGGAACTGTTTGCCCGTTACACCCGCATGGCCGGGATGACGGGGACCGCAGCGTCCGCCCGTAGCGAGTTTAAAAAAGTGTTTGGCACTCCCGTGATCACCATTCCGACCAATCGTCCCGGACAACGTGCGTTACTGTCCGAGCAGGTCTTTCTGACGGCGGAGGAAAAATGGACTGCGATTGTGGAAGAGACCGCCGCCCTGCACCGCCAGGGGCGACCGGTGCTGATCGGCACGCGTTCGGTCAATTTGTCAAATCAGCTCGCGGCCCGACTCGAGGCGGCAGGACTGGAACACGAGGTTCTGCACGCCTTAAACCATGAAAACGAAGCTGCGATTATCGAGCAGGCAGGACAGCCCGGCCGGATTACGGTCGCCACCAACATGGCGGGACGCGGAACGGATATCCTGCTCGGAGAGGGAGTTGCCGCTGAAGGAGGCCTGCATGTCATCTGTTCCGAACTGCATGAATCGACGCGGATCGATCGCCAGCTGACAGGGCGTGCCGCACGCCAGGGGGATCCGGGCAGTGCACGGGTTTTTCTCTCACTCGAAGATGACATCCTGGCCAGCGGACTGGGCGCAGAACAGGCCGCTGCGTTGCTGGCGGACTATCAGCGTGCGGGTCGGGAACTGCAGTCAGCGGTACGTCATTTCTACCAGGCGCAGTCGCGGGTGGAGAAACGGCATGAACGCCAGCGCGTGGAACTGGTGAACCGCATCAGCGAGCGTCGTCAGATGCTGCAGCAGATGGGCCAGCATGCGAACCTGAATGCACACTGA
- a CDS encoding sugar ABC transporter substrate-binding protein — MNKALRFLISSSLLLILAPLISGCNDSPATGPDSAQTDSQAPQKPQGRLFGASFQTLNNPFFVDLGEGLQKELEANGDELIILDAQFNSLKQKNDLSDLILKDVAGIFVNPVNWEGLKGSLLEAQRKKVPIIIVDAPVKEADEELIVCTVASDNVRAGKLAAEALAKVNPKAKLVVLHLSVNKACIDRVAGFKEAMQAYPDMEILDVQEAKGTTEGARPVMRDLIGRYPDLNAVFAINDPNALGVISALDSANKLDKVTIVTVDGSQAGIKAIQAGKLHSTSAQFPKEIGKIAAEKMLAHLKGEPVDKDVKVRVELITAENAEQHLEAD; from the coding sequence ATGAACAAGGCGCTACGGTTTCTGATCTCGTCTTCACTGTTACTGATCCTCGCTCCGCTTATCAGCGGCTGTAACGACAGTCCCGCCACAGGTCCCGACTCTGCGCAGACGGACAGCCAGGCACCTCAAAAGCCACAGGGGCGACTGTTCGGTGCTTCATTCCAGACGTTGAACAATCCCTTTTTCGTCGACCTGGGGGAAGGATTGCAGAAAGAACTCGAAGCCAACGGCGACGAACTGATCATCCTCGATGCCCAGTTCAATTCTCTGAAACAGAAGAACGATCTTTCGGATCTGATCCTGAAAGATGTCGCCGGAATCTTTGTCAATCCGGTCAACTGGGAAGGTCTCAAAGGTTCGCTGCTCGAAGCCCAGCGCAAAAAGGTTCCGATCATCATCGTCGACGCCCCGGTCAAAGAAGCGGACGAAGAGCTGATTGTCTGCACGGTTGCCTCTGACAATGTCCGTGCCGGGAAGCTGGCCGCCGAGGCACTCGCCAAAGTGAACCCCAAAGCAAAACTGGTCGTACTGCATCTTTCCGTCAACAAAGCCTGTATCGACCGGGTTGCCGGTTTTAAAGAGGCGATGCAAGCATATCCCGATATGGAAATCCTCGACGTGCAGGAAGCCAAGGGGACCACCGAAGGCGCCCGCCCCGTGATGCGCGATCTGATCGGCCGCTATCCCGATCTGAATGCGGTCTTCGCCATTAACGATCCCAACGCCCTGGGCGTGATCTCCGCCCTTGATTCCGCCAACAAGCTCGACAAAGTGACCATCGTCACCGTGGATGGCTCGCAGGCAGGCATCAAGGCGATCCAGGCCGGGAAACTGCATTCGACTTCGGCCCAGTTTCCGAAAGAGATCGGCAAGATTGCTGCGGAGAAAATGCTCGCGCACCTGAAGGGAGAGCCGGTCGACAAAGATGTGAAAGTTCGCGTCGAACTGATCACGGCTGAAAATGCGGAGCAGCATCTGGAGGCAGATTAA
- a CDS encoding DNA-methyltransferase has product MTNFNQIQIQDCIAGMQELPAECIDLAFADPPFNIGYEYDEYEDRLESEQYLDWCQGWLSEVVRLLKPDGTFWLAIGDEYAAELKVMMQRELGLTCRSWVIWYYTFGVNCKNKFSRSHAHLFHMVKDPKQFTFNADDPAIRVPSARQLVYGDKRANPKGRLPDDTWILRPQDIPESFQADEDTWYFPRINGTFKERQGWHGCQMPEQLLGRIIRACSNPEEVVLDPFTGSGTTLAVAKKLNRQYVGFELSAEYGARAQQRLAEIEVGQPLDGQENPLTSAPSTRNGRRIKETPADSPAPRSKKKGKQNPRQKKLL; this is encoded by the coding sequence ATGACAAACTTCAATCAGATCCAGATTCAGGATTGCATCGCCGGGATGCAGGAACTGCCGGCGGAATGTATTGACCTGGCCTTTGCCGATCCTCCTTTCAACATCGGCTACGAATACGACGAGTACGAAGACCGCCTGGAGAGCGAACAGTATCTCGACTGGTGTCAGGGCTGGCTGAGTGAAGTGGTCAGGCTGCTCAAGCCAGATGGTACTTTCTGGCTGGCGATTGGCGATGAATACGCGGCGGAGTTGAAAGTCATGATGCAGCGCGAGCTGGGTCTGACCTGTCGCAGCTGGGTGATCTGGTATTACACGTTCGGTGTGAACTGCAAGAACAAGTTCAGCCGCTCGCACGCGCACCTGTTTCACATGGTGAAAGATCCGAAGCAGTTCACGTTCAACGCCGACGATCCTGCCATTCGTGTGCCTTCGGCGCGGCAGCTGGTCTATGGCGACAAGCGGGCCAACCCCAAAGGGCGACTGCCCGACGATACCTGGATCTTGCGTCCCCAGGATATTCCCGAGAGCTTCCAGGCCGATGAAGATACCTGGTACTTCCCCCGCATCAATGGGACTTTTAAAGAACGTCAGGGCTGGCACGGTTGTCAGATGCCCGAGCAGTTGCTGGGGCGTATCATTCGTGCCTGTTCCAATCCGGAAGAGGTCGTCCTCGATCCCTTTACGGGGAGCGGCACCACGTTGGCAGTCGCCAAGAAACTGAATCGCCAGTATGTCGGCTTTGAGCTCTCTGCAGAATACGGTGCCCGGGCACAGCAGCGACTGGCAGAGATTGAAGTCGGTCAGCCACTGGACGGCCAGGAGAATCCGTTGACGAGTGCCCCGTCTACGAGAAACGGGAGGCGGATCAAAGAGACTCCGGCCGACTCCCCTGCTCCGCGGAGCAAGAAGAAAGGGAAGCAGAACCCGCGCCAGAAGAAACTGCTCTGA
- a CDS encoding efflux RND transporter permease subunit, with protein MTSEKPRYIRRYIITVIALTLLAPFVIYGAHQSVESMCIAPEKWAPPHMQSRKNYDRFMKDFESNDLILISWPGCNVDDPRLIEFEKRIEGPGKTDFGETHASIFDRIVSGAGTIESLTAPPLKLPRDEALERLQGVLVGKNLKDSCAVVILTQRGNELRKQSIDHILNVAEEVCQLPREDFNITGPPVDGVAIDRASIHSVNVFGALSAILATLLCWICIRSWMLTGTILLAGMFGQGLVLSMVYYSGASLDAVLIITPSLVFVLTISAGVHLVNYYYDELFAVQAKSKTEAEAAVQSGFSKGWQPCLLAAITTAIGLGSLMVSQIFPIALFGLIASIGLLVTLGVLLLILPGAMQLWPPQQILKANQAGQSAQLPRYFTRIAGILDHLPHWLQRYSLPVFLTSIMLMAVSAYGLLFTRSSVDIPSLFPPGSQVLKDYRFNEDRMGPLIPVEVVIEFDKDCKKTFLQRLRIIDDIEKTIKNIDGYTGTMSAATFGPNPVEHNGFESIFRKVVTNKKLKENREAILDSVYLSDNNGQESWRISARVPALQQIDYGAALNKLKSTLQPELEKYREQDVHLTAYYTGIMPLIHTVQQLILQDLTMSFLTAFGLVALVIVIVQRSLWTGLLSMLPNVFPIVVVFGIMGWMDIPLDIGSIMTASVALGIAIDDTLHFLSWFRREKQLDRSCEEAVHAALKHCGRAMIHTTMICGLGLLVFGFSSFIPTQRFAWMMLTLLTTALIGDLLFLPAMLMQPFARHLQFAKAGLPKSIGLGHSSLSTK; from the coding sequence ATGACTTCTGAAAAACCACGTTATATCCGTCGTTATATTATCACGGTCATTGCCTTAACTCTGCTCGCGCCCTTTGTGATTTATGGTGCGCACCAGAGCGTTGAAAGCATGTGTATTGCCCCGGAAAAATGGGCACCGCCGCACATGCAGTCGCGCAAAAATTATGACCGGTTCATGAAAGACTTCGAGAGTAACGATCTGATTCTGATCAGCTGGCCCGGCTGTAACGTCGATGATCCGCGGCTGATCGAATTCGAAAAGCGCATCGAAGGGCCCGGCAAAACCGACTTCGGCGAAACACACGCCTCCATTTTCGATCGGATCGTCTCGGGCGCTGGTACCATCGAATCACTGACCGCCCCGCCACTCAAGCTGCCTCGCGATGAAGCACTGGAACGTCTGCAGGGCGTACTGGTCGGCAAAAATCTGAAAGACAGCTGCGCGGTCGTCATCCTCACACAACGTGGCAACGAATTACGCAAACAATCCATTGATCATATCCTGAACGTCGCGGAAGAAGTCTGTCAGCTGCCCCGCGAAGATTTTAACATCACCGGCCCTCCTGTGGACGGGGTCGCGATCGACCGCGCCAGTATTCACAGCGTGAATGTATTCGGTGCCCTCTCCGCGATCCTCGCCACCCTGTTATGCTGGATCTGCATCCGTTCCTGGATGCTCACCGGCACGATCCTGCTGGCCGGGATGTTCGGTCAGGGGCTGGTCCTGTCGATGGTCTACTACTCTGGTGCCTCGCTGGACGCCGTACTGATTATTACACCTTCGCTGGTCTTTGTCCTGACGATTTCCGCCGGCGTGCACCTGGTTAACTACTACTACGACGAACTGTTCGCCGTTCAGGCGAAATCCAAAACAGAAGCAGAAGCGGCCGTCCAAAGCGGTTTCTCCAAAGGCTGGCAGCCCTGTCTGCTGGCTGCCATCACGACCGCCATCGGGCTGGGATCGTTGATGGTCAGTCAGATCTTTCCAATCGCCCTGTTTGGACTGATCGCCTCCATCGGTCTCCTGGTCACACTGGGTGTGCTGCTGTTGATTCTGCCCGGAGCGATGCAGCTCTGGCCGCCGCAACAGATTCTGAAAGCGAATCAGGCGGGTCAGTCAGCCCAGCTCCCCCGCTATTTTACTCGCATCGCGGGTATTCTGGACCATCTGCCTCACTGGTTGCAGCGGTATTCGTTGCCCGTGTTCCTGACGTCCATCATGCTGATGGCGGTCTCGGCTTACGGCCTGCTGTTTACCCGTTCTTCGGTCGATATTCCCTCCCTGTTTCCACCCGGCAGCCAGGTTCTGAAAGACTACCGCTTCAATGAAGATCGGATGGGGCCGCTGATTCCCGTGGAAGTTGTGATTGAATTCGATAAAGACTGCAAGAAAACCTTTCTGCAGCGTCTGCGGATCATTGACGATATTGAAAAGACGATTAAAAACATCGACGGCTATACCGGCACCATGTCGGCTGCAACCTTCGGACCCAATCCGGTCGAGCACAACGGCTTCGAATCGATTTTCCGAAAAGTGGTCACGAACAAAAAGCTGAAAGAAAACCGCGAGGCCATTCTGGACTCGGTTTACCTGTCGGATAACAACGGCCAGGAATCGTGGCGGATCAGTGCCCGCGTACCCGCTCTGCAGCAGATCGACTATGGTGCGGCACTGAATAAACTGAAATCCACGCTTCAGCCGGAACTCGAAAAATATCGCGAGCAGGACGTGCACCTGACCGCTTACTACACGGGGATCATGCCGCTGATTCATACGGTACAGCAGCTGATTCTGCAGGACCTGACCATGAGCTTCCTGACGGCCTTCGGTCTGGTGGCGCTCGTGATTGTCATCGTCCAGCGGAGCCTGTGGACCGGCCTGCTCAGCATGCTGCCCAACGTCTTCCCGATCGTGGTTGTCTTTGGAATCATGGGCTGGATGGACATTCCGCTCGACATCGGTTCCATCATGACCGCAAGTGTGGCACTGGGAATCGCCATCGACGATACATTACACTTCCTCTCCTGGTTCCGCCGCGAGAAACAACTGGACCGAAGCTGTGAAGAAGCCGTTCACGCCGCCCTCAAACACTGTGGTCGTGCCATGATTCATACCACCATGATTTGTGGTCTGGGTCTGCTGGTCTTCGGCTTCAGTAGCTTCATCCCGACGCAACGCTTCGCCTGGATGATGCTGACCCTGTTGACCACGGCGCTGATCGGTGACCTGTTATTCCTGCCGGCCATGCTGATGCAGCCCTTTGCCAGGCATCTTCAGTTTGCCAAAGCAGGGCTCCCCAAGTCCATCGGCCTCGGGCATTCGTCCCTCTCCACCAAGTGA